One Onychostoma macrolepis isolate SWU-2019 chromosome 15, ASM1243209v1, whole genome shotgun sequence DNA segment encodes these proteins:
- the LOC131520920 gene encoding vacuolar protein sorting-associated protein 37B-like: MIMLQDVLMQHDLTASVAQVLGERQCFHKWAAMPLEGDSMLNLDYLKCLNTAQLLELLEDEERMRETVRHNSKLQHLQRCKKILMASNCWLAEQNLAHQPHLNNSKKLLAEKYQILGQMVSSVRHKQRKLETLQQKLSLRTIHKLLKEKTNHSLSQSENLWQKFIEGKLLLTDFVESLQSSQVLCHRRLFQVEKIHNLIIHAQIYNQDADFSHFERHPNFLHSPTTINVFSGTAPVILLPGFQYPHLSPISHLPPLKHTGCVDTCSTLISKNESSTETRRWPKRHAALQPLDKIQPNIYQTPK; encoded by the exons ATGATCATGTTACAAGATGTACTAATGCAGCATGATCTCACAGCATCAGTAGCTCAAGTCCTAGGTGAGAGGCAGTGTTTTCATAAATGGGCTGCAATGCCTCTTGAAGGGGATTCAATGCTAAATTTGGACTATCTCAAGTGTTTGAACACTGCTCAACTTCTGGAGCTCCTGGAAGACGAGGAAAGGATGCGAGAAACAGTCAGACACAATTCAAAG TTACAGCATCTTCAGAGGTGTAAAAAGATCTTGATGGCCTCCAACTGTTGGCTTGCAGAGCAGAACTTAGCACATCAGCCACATCTGAACAACTCTAAAAAGCTTTTAGCTGAAAAGTACCAGATTCTTGGTCAGATGGTGTCTTCAGTGCGACACAAACAGAGAAAGCTGG AAACTTTGCAGCAGAAACTCAGCCTTCGAACGATTCATAAGCTTCTTAAGGAGAAGACCAATCATTCCTTGAGTCAATCTGAG AATCTCTGGCAGAAGTTCATAGAAGGAAAGCTTCTGCTGACAGATTTTGTGGAATCACTTCAAAGTTCTCAGGTGTTGTGTCATCGACGGCTTTTTCAAGTTGAGAAGATCCATAACCTCATCATACACGCACAAATATACAATCAGGATGCTGATTTTAGCCATTTTGAGCGTCATCCAAACTTCCTGCACTCACCGACCACAATCAATGTTTTCAGTGGCACCGCTCCTGTTATCTTGCTGCCTGGTTTCCAGTATCCTCATTTATCTCCAATATCACATCTTCCTCCTCTAAAGCATACTGGCTGTGTTGACACATGCTCGACTTTGATATCCAAAAATGAATCGAGCACTGAGACTCGCCGATGGCCAAAAAGACATGCTGCTTTACAGCCACTTGACAAGATTCAACCTAACATTTACCAGACTCCCAAGTAA
- the camkk1b gene encoding calcium/calmodulin-dependent protein kinase kinase 1b isoform X1 codes for MSADTANRVDLDPDYNSELADMVAAMNMAANRMTPPNGYRTTPHRLNLSDRKLSLQERSSYQNGVTPRIARRPTIESKRVSISDGDDCVQLNQYKLKNEIGKGSYGVVKLAYNEDDDQYYAMKLVSKKKLMKQCGFPRRPPSRESNGSQENLLKHSGLLDRVYQEIAILKKLDHLNVVNLVEVLDDPAEDNLHMVFELVPKGPVMEVPTDSPLSEEMSRFYFRDVILGIEYLHYQKIIHRDIKPSNLLLGDDGHIKIADFGVSNKFEGNDAFLSNSAGTPAFMAPETLTDQDLRFSGKALDIWAMGVTLFCFVFGRCPFHDEYILGLHEKIRTAPVEFPVMPVISDGLKDLIIRMLDKVPETRITLPEIKLHPWVTLDGTDLLPLEEEHCTVVEVTEEEVQNSVKLVASLSAVILVKSMLRKRSFSNPFECPSRRQGRSMSAPGVLTLDMSLFRPLSRGSNSNSNGSREGELENLIEDETFP; via the exons ATGAGTGCTGACACAGCCAACAGGGTGGATCTGGACCCTGATTACAATTCTGAACTGGCGGACATGGTAGCAGCTATGAACATGGCTGCCAACAGAATGACCCCTCCTAATGGATACAGGACCACCCCACATCGCCTCAATCTCTCCGATCGCAAGCTGTCACTGCAGGAGCGATCCAGTTACCAGAATGGCGTCACCCCACGAATAGCCAGACGACCCACTATTGAATCGAAGCGGGTGTCTATCTCTGATGGGGAT GACTGTGTCCAGCTAAACCAGTACAAGTTAAAGAATGAGATAGGAAAG GGTTCATATGGGGTGGTCAAATTAGCATATAATGAAGATGATGACCAGTATTAT GCTATGAAGTTGGTATCCAAAAAGAAGTTAATGAAGCAGTGTGGATTCCCAC GGCGACCTCCTTCCAGAGAATCCAATGGATCACAAGAGAATCTTTTAAAGCATTCTGGCCTGTTGGATCGAGTTTATCAGGAAATTGCTATTTTGAAGAAACTTGACCATCTTAATGTTGTTAATTTAGTTGAG GTTCTTGATGATCCGGCTGAGGATAACTTGCATATGG TCTTTGAGTTGGTACCTAAAGG TCCAGTGATGGAGGTCCCTACAGACAGTCCTCTATCAGAAGAAATGTCCCGTTTCTACTTCAGAGATGTCATCCTAGGAATTGAATACT tgcacTATCAGAAAATCATACATAGAGACATCAAACCCTCAAATCTGCTGCTGGGGGATGATGGGCACATCAAGATCGCAGATTTTGGTGTCAGTAATAAGTTTGAGGGGAACGATGCTTTCCTATCAAACAGTGCAGGAACACCAGCTTTCATGGCGCCTGAAACTCTGACTGACCAGGACCTGAGGTTCAGTGGAAAG GCTCTGGACATATGGGCAATGGGAGTGACACTGTTTTGTTTCGTCTTTGGAAGg TGTCCTTTTCATGATGAATACATCTTAGGCCTGCATGAAAAGATCAGGACTGCGCCAGTCGAGTTCCCAGTCAT GCCTGTGATCAGTGATGGGCTGAAGGATCTCATCATCAGAATGCTGGACAAAGTTCCTGAAACTAGAATCACGTTACCAGAAATCAAG CTGCACCCGTGGGTCACACTGGATGGCACGGATCTTCTGCCTCTGGAGGAGGAACACTGCACCGTGGTGGAGGTCACTGAGGAGGAGGTGCAGAACTCTGTCAAACTAGTTGCCAGCCTTTCTGCTGTG ATCCTGGTGAAGTCCATGCTGAGGAAGCGCTCTTTCAGTAACCCGTTCGAGTGTCCCAGCCGCAGGCAGGGCAGGTCCATGTCTGCCCCTGGAGTTCTGACTCT GGATATGTCGCTGTTTCGCCCTCTAAG CAGAGGGAGTAACAGTAACAGTAACGGAAGCAGAGAGGGGGAGCTGGAGAACCTTATTGAGGATGAAACTTTTccttaa
- the camkk1b gene encoding calcium/calmodulin-dependent protein kinase kinase 1b isoform X2, translated as MSADTANRVDLDPDYNSELADMVAAMNMAANRMTPPNGYRTTPHRLNLSDRKLSLQERSSYQNGVTPRIARRPTIESKRVSISDGDDCVQLNQYKLKNEIGKAMKLVSKKKLMKQCGFPRRPPSRESNGSQENLLKHSGLLDRVYQEIAILKKLDHLNVVNLVEVLDDPAEDNLHMVFELVPKGPVMEVPTDSPLSEEMSRFYFRDVILGIEYLHYQKIIHRDIKPSNLLLGDDGHIKIADFGVSNKFEGNDAFLSNSAGTPAFMAPETLTDQDLRFSGKALDIWAMGVTLFCFVFGRCPFHDEYILGLHEKIRTAPVEFPVMPVISDGLKDLIIRMLDKVPETRITLPEIKLHPWVTLDGTDLLPLEEEHCTVVEVTEEEVQNSVKLVASLSAVILVKSMLRKRSFSNPFECPSRRQGRSMSAPGVLTLDMSLFRPLSRGSNSNSNGSREGELENLIEDETFP; from the exons ATGAGTGCTGACACAGCCAACAGGGTGGATCTGGACCCTGATTACAATTCTGAACTGGCGGACATGGTAGCAGCTATGAACATGGCTGCCAACAGAATGACCCCTCCTAATGGATACAGGACCACCCCACATCGCCTCAATCTCTCCGATCGCAAGCTGTCACTGCAGGAGCGATCCAGTTACCAGAATGGCGTCACCCCACGAATAGCCAGACGACCCACTATTGAATCGAAGCGGGTGTCTATCTCTGATGGGGAT GACTGTGTCCAGCTAAACCAGTACAAGTTAAAGAATGAGATAGGAAAG GCTATGAAGTTGGTATCCAAAAAGAAGTTAATGAAGCAGTGTGGATTCCCAC GGCGACCTCCTTCCAGAGAATCCAATGGATCACAAGAGAATCTTTTAAAGCATTCTGGCCTGTTGGATCGAGTTTATCAGGAAATTGCTATTTTGAAGAAACTTGACCATCTTAATGTTGTTAATTTAGTTGAG GTTCTTGATGATCCGGCTGAGGATAACTTGCATATGG TCTTTGAGTTGGTACCTAAAGG TCCAGTGATGGAGGTCCCTACAGACAGTCCTCTATCAGAAGAAATGTCCCGTTTCTACTTCAGAGATGTCATCCTAGGAATTGAATACT tgcacTATCAGAAAATCATACATAGAGACATCAAACCCTCAAATCTGCTGCTGGGGGATGATGGGCACATCAAGATCGCAGATTTTGGTGTCAGTAATAAGTTTGAGGGGAACGATGCTTTCCTATCAAACAGTGCAGGAACACCAGCTTTCATGGCGCCTGAAACTCTGACTGACCAGGACCTGAGGTTCAGTGGAAAG GCTCTGGACATATGGGCAATGGGAGTGACACTGTTTTGTTTCGTCTTTGGAAGg TGTCCTTTTCATGATGAATACATCTTAGGCCTGCATGAAAAGATCAGGACTGCGCCAGTCGAGTTCCCAGTCAT GCCTGTGATCAGTGATGGGCTGAAGGATCTCATCATCAGAATGCTGGACAAAGTTCCTGAAACTAGAATCACGTTACCAGAAATCAAG CTGCACCCGTGGGTCACACTGGATGGCACGGATCTTCTGCCTCTGGAGGAGGAACACTGCACCGTGGTGGAGGTCACTGAGGAGGAGGTGCAGAACTCTGTCAAACTAGTTGCCAGCCTTTCTGCTGTG ATCCTGGTGAAGTCCATGCTGAGGAAGCGCTCTTTCAGTAACCCGTTCGAGTGTCCCAGCCGCAGGCAGGGCAGGTCCATGTCTGCCCCTGGAGTTCTGACTCT GGATATGTCGCTGTTTCGCCCTCTAAG CAGAGGGAGTAACAGTAACAGTAACGGAAGCAGAGAGGGGGAGCTGGAGAACCTTATTGAGGATGAAACTTTTccttaa
- the si:ch211-105f12.2 gene encoding RIMS-binding protein 2-like isoform X2 gives MFFSPALATCTGLVDMTAHCACDWLLLWTILSREIHLLLYWVWVAVGGCSRMLKELAIQCVYGDKDADGFYSGETGGHFGFVPSNMVSEIPVEDGELKLHLFQQGFLPEDTPSIAPSETSSVTDGVKVHRMVAIFDYDPWESSPNMDIEDELPFRAGDIIYVFGEMDSDGFYYGDLHGYRGLVPSNFLQPLPWD, from the exons ATGTTTTTTTCTCCAGCCCTAGCAACATGCACTGGATTGGTGGATATGACAGCTCACTGTGCCTGCGATTGGCTGTTATTGTGGACCATTTTGAGCAGAGAAATTCATCTCTTGCTCTACTGGGTGTGGGTTGCTGTAGGAGGCTGCAGCAGAATGCTGAAAGAGCTAGCAATTCAGTGT GTATATGGAGATAAAGATGCTGACGGCTTCTATAGCGGAGAGACGGGTGGTCACTTCGGTTTTGTGCCGAGCAACATGGTTTCTGAGATTCCTGTGGAAGACGGAGAGCTCAAACTTCATCTGTTCCAGCAGGGGTTTTTACCAGAGGATACGCCATCAATAG CACCTAGCGAAACTTCTAGTGTGACGGATGGTGTGAAGGTCCACAGGATGGTGGCCATTTTTGATTATGACCCATGGGAAAGTTCTCCAAACATGGATATTGAG GATGAGCTTCCCTTTCGTGCAGGAGacattatatatgtttttggAGAAATGGACAGTGATGGATTTTATTAT GGAGATCTACATGGCTACAGAGGTCTTGTGCCATCAAACTTTTTGCAACCCCTGCCTTGGGACTAA
- the ywhag2 gene encoding 14-3-3 protein gamma-2 → MVDREQLVQKARLAEQAERYDDMAAAMKSVTELNEALSNEERNLLSVAYKNVVGARRSSWRVISSIEQKTSADGNEKKIEMVRAYREKIEKELEAVCQDVLNLLDNFLIKNCNDTQHESKVFYLKMKGDYYRYLAEVATGEKRSTVVESSEKAYNEAHEISKEHMQPTHPIRLGLALNYSVFYYEIQNAPEQACHLAKTAFDDAIAELDTLNEDSYKDSTLIMQLLRDNLTLWTSDQQDDEGGEGNN, encoded by the exons ATGGTTGACCGCGAGCAGCTGGTTCAAAAAGCCAGGCTGGCTGAGCAGGCAGAGAGATATGATGATATGGCAGCAGCCATGAAATCG GTAACAGAGTTGAATGAGGCCTTGTCCAATGAAGAGAGGAACCTCTTGTCCGTCGCCTACAAGAACGTCGTAGGTGCTCGGCGCTCATCCTGGAGGGTCATCTCCAGCATCGAGCAGAAGACCTCCGCGGATGGCAACGAGAAGAAGATCGAGATGGTGAGGGCCTACCGCGAGAAGATTGAGAAGGAGCTGGAGGCCGTGTGCCAAGACGTGCTCAACCTGTTGGACAACTTCCTGATCAAGAACTGCAACGACACCCAGCACGAGAGCAAGGTCTTCTACCTGAAGATGAAGGGAGACTATTACCGTTACTTGGCCGAGGTGGCTACGGGCGAGAAGCGCTCCACCGTGGTGGAATCCTCTGAGAAGGCCTACAACGAGGCTCACGAGATCAGCAAAGAGCACATGCAGCCCACTCACCCCATCCGGCTGGGATTGGCCCTCAACTACTCGGTCTTCTACTACGAGATCCAGAACGCTCCGGAGCAGGCCTGTCATCTCGCCAAGACGGCCTTCGACGACGCCATCGCCGAGCTTGACACCCTCAATGAGGACTCCTACAAAGACTCAACCCTCATCATGCAGCTCCTCCGAGACAACTTAACACTGTGGACGAGTGACCAGCAAGATGACGAGGGTGGGGAGGGCAACAATTAA
- the si:ch211-105f12.2 gene encoding RIMS-binding protein 2-like isoform X1: MIGMDVYLYPDGLRVATPEDIEDCESEREMFDPNVRLFVALFSYNPAVMSPNPETMEEELPFEQGQIIKVYGDKDADGFYSGETGGHFGFVPSNMVSEIPVEDGELKLHLFQQGFLPEDTPSIAPSETSSVTDGVKVHRMVAIFDYDPWESSPNMDIEDELPFRAGDIIYVFGEMDSDGFYYGDLHGYRGLVPSNFLQPLPWD, encoded by the exons ATGATTGGGATGGATGTCTATCTGTATCCAGATGGTCTTAGGGTTGCTACACCAGAAGATATAGAGGACTGTGAATCCGAGAGAGAAATGTTTGACCCGAATGTGCGTCTCTTTGTGGCTCTGTTCTCATACAACCCTGCGGTGATGTCACCAAACCCTGAAACAATGGAGGAGGAACTGCCTTTTGAACAAGGACAGATCATTAAA GTATATGGAGATAAAGATGCTGACGGCTTCTATAGCGGAGAGACGGGTGGTCACTTCGGTTTTGTGCCGAGCAACATGGTTTCTGAGATTCCTGTGGAAGACGGAGAGCTCAAACTTCATCTGTTCCAGCAGGGGTTTTTACCAGAGGATACGCCATCAATAG CACCTAGCGAAACTTCTAGTGTGACGGATGGTGTGAAGGTCCACAGGATGGTGGCCATTTTTGATTATGACCCATGGGAAAGTTCTCCAAACATGGATATTGAG GATGAGCTTCCCTTTCGTGCAGGAGacattatatatgtttttggAGAAATGGACAGTGATGGATTTTATTAT GGAGATCTACATGGCTACAGAGGTCTTGTGCCATCAAACTTTTTGCAACCCCTGCCTTGGGACTAA